The Gillisia sp. Hel_I_86 genome has a segment encoding these proteins:
- a CDS encoding glycosyltransferase family 4 protein — protein sequence MKKVLIITYYWPPAGGPGVQRWLKFVKYLQDFDIEPIVYIPENPDYPILDKSLLEEVPKGITILKKTIFEPYFLAKFFSKKETSTISSGIIKEENTQNFLQKLFLYIRGNFFIPDARKFWIKPSVKYLSNYLSENNIDTIVTTGPPHSLHLIGLGLKKKLGLKWFADFRDPWTEIGYHKKLKLSASAKAKHIALETEVLTSADHIITTSFSTQKEFKSKTNTPVTVITNGYDSSTGVSSELDQKFTLSHIGSLLSGRNPENLWKVLQELTSENKDFKKDFVLKLVGTVSKDVLVSLKAHGLETYLELPGYVSHKKANGIQQTSQVLLLMEIDSPETKGIIPGKLFEYMAAKRPILALGPKDWDVNNILKETNAGTYFGYLEEAGLKAHILSMYKLYKTQQLNVNSVNIEKYSRKKLAWELAKILKE from the coding sequence ATGAAAAAAGTTTTAATTATAACTTATTATTGGCCACCGGCTGGAGGTCCTGGGGTGCAACGCTGGTTGAAATTTGTAAAATATTTACAAGATTTTGATATAGAACCTATTGTTTATATTCCGGAGAACCCGGATTATCCAATTCTCGATAAAAGCCTTTTAGAAGAGGTTCCAAAAGGGATAACCATACTAAAAAAAACCATTTTTGAACCCTACTTTTTAGCCAAGTTCTTCTCTAAAAAGGAGACTTCCACTATTAGCAGCGGGATAATTAAAGAAGAGAATACTCAAAATTTTCTTCAAAAGCTGTTTTTATATATCCGTGGAAATTTCTTTATCCCGGATGCGCGGAAATTTTGGATCAAGCCATCGGTAAAGTACCTTTCCAATTATCTTTCAGAAAATAATATAGATACCATTGTGACCACTGGGCCGCCACATAGTCTTCATCTTATTGGCCTTGGTTTGAAGAAAAAGTTAGGTTTAAAATGGTTCGCAGATTTTCGGGATCCTTGGACAGAAATAGGATATCATAAAAAGTTGAAATTATCTGCTTCAGCCAAAGCTAAACATATTGCTTTGGAAACGGAGGTCTTAACTTCCGCAGATCATATAATTACCACAAGTTTTTCAACCCAAAAAGAATTCAAATCAAAAACCAATACACCGGTAACTGTAATTACTAATGGGTATGATTCCAGTACTGGGGTTTCTTCGGAACTGGATCAAAAATTCACTTTATCGCACATAGGATCTTTACTTTCTGGCAGAAACCCTGAAAACCTGTGGAAAGTTCTACAAGAACTGACTTCAGAAAATAAAGATTTTAAAAAAGATTTTGTTTTGAAATTAGTGGGGACGGTAAGTAAAGATGTTTTAGTTTCGCTTAAAGCTCATGGATTAGAGACTTATTTAGAATTACCGGGTTATGTTTCCCATAAAAAAGCCAATGGAATTCAGCAAACATCACAAGTATTGCTTTTAATGGAAATTGATAGTCCTGAAACCAAAGGGATTATTCCGGGGAAGCTGTTTGAGTATATGGCCGCAAAACGCCCTATTTTGGCATTGGGGCCAAAAGATTGGGACGTAAATAACATATTGAAGGAAACCAATGCGGGAACTTATTTTGGGTATCTGGAGGAAGCGGGTTTAAAAGCCCATATTTTGAGTATGTATAAATTATACAAAACCCAGCAATTAAATGTTAACTCCGTAAACATTGAAAAATATAGTCGAAAGAAGCTTGCCTGGGAATTGGCTAAAATTTTAAAAGAGTAG
- a CDS encoding lipopolysaccharide biosynthesis protein, with amino-acid sequence MGVIIKQSFKNMITTYFGFGIGAINTLFLFTYFLEKEYYGLVSFLLSAANLVWPFMAFGVHNTLVKFYTSYKTKEEKDKLLNLILLLPGGVSILLGLIGVFSYKWLLAYFEAGNQLVQPYIWLIFIIAFATAYFEVFFAWSKINYQSVFGNFMKEVFHRLCITLLLFLVYFSIITVEYFIYAMVLVFVLRAISMQVYAFSLYKPKFNFSLPNNLITVLKYSALILIAGSVATILLDLDKVMIEHYLPIENVAIYGIAVYIATVISVPQKAMHQIIHPLTASLLNNNDKKSLENLYKRSSLTLLVISAIIFVLIIVNINQLYLLIPQEYQISTVIILLLAVVKLFDNMLGNNNSILFNSDYYRLVLVFGIILSIVAFVFNLLLIPAYGILGAAIASFLAFSVYNVSKLLIVLNKFKMQPFTLKTVYILLFTAVLTATFYFWEFQFHPIINIILKSISVTAIYGFVALRFGFSEDINRLVRKYIGNK; translated from the coding sequence ATGGGAGTTATAATTAAGCAGTCTTTTAAAAACATGATCACCACCTATTTTGGGTTTGGGATCGGGGCGATAAATACGCTCTTTTTGTTCACCTATTTTTTGGAAAAGGAATATTATGGACTTGTTAGCTTCTTGCTGTCTGCAGCCAACTTGGTTTGGCCATTTATGGCTTTTGGAGTTCACAATACCCTTGTAAAATTTTACACCTCCTATAAAACAAAAGAAGAAAAGGATAAATTATTAAACCTGATACTACTTTTACCTGGTGGAGTTTCAATTTTATTGGGTCTTATAGGAGTTTTTAGCTATAAATGGTTGTTGGCGTACTTTGAAGCGGGTAACCAGCTCGTACAGCCTTATATCTGGCTTATCTTTATCATAGCCTTTGCAACTGCCTATTTCGAAGTTTTCTTCGCTTGGTCAAAAATTAACTATCAGAGCGTATTTGGTAATTTTATGAAAGAAGTATTTCATAGGCTTTGCATCACTCTGTTATTATTCTTGGTTTACTTCTCAATAATTACAGTGGAATATTTTATATATGCTATGGTTTTGGTATTCGTATTAAGGGCGATTTCGATGCAAGTCTATGCTTTCTCTTTATACAAGCCGAAATTTAATTTCTCACTTCCAAATAATTTAATTACAGTTTTGAAGTATTCAGCCCTTATTTTAATTGCGGGATCTGTGGCAACAATTTTACTGGATCTGGACAAGGTGATGATTGAACATTACCTACCAATTGAAAATGTGGCGATTTACGGAATTGCAGTTTATATTGCTACGGTGATTTCGGTGCCCCAAAAGGCGATGCATCAAATTATTCATCCGCTTACAGCAAGTTTGTTAAATAATAACGATAAAAAGTCATTGGAAAATTTATACAAGCGAAGTTCATTGACCTTGTTGGTTATAAGTGCAATAATTTTTGTGCTGATCATTGTAAATATCAATCAGCTTTATTTATTGATTCCCCAGGAATATCAAATAAGCACGGTGATTATTTTGCTTTTGGCGGTTGTGAAGTTGTTTGATAATATGCTGGGCAATAATAACAGTATTCTCTTTAATTCCGATTATTACAGATTGGTGCTTGTATTTGGAATTATACTCTCGATTGTTGCATTTGTTTTTAACCTGCTTCTAATCCCGGCATATGGAATTCTTGGTGCTGCAATTGCCAGTTTTTTGGCTTTTTCAGTTTATAATGTTTCAAAATTATTGATTGTTCTCAATAAATTTAAGATGCAACCTTTTACCTTAAAAACAGTTTATATCCTGTTGTTTACAGCAGTCTTAACTGCCACCTTCTACTTTTGGGAATTTCAATTCCATCCAATCATAAATATCATTCTGAAATCTATATCAGTAACCGCTATTTATGGATTTGTGGCGCTTAGATTTGGTTTTTCTGAAGATATAAATCGGTTGGTAAGAAAATATATAGGTAATAAGTAA